GCTCATGGATCGGACTGTCTCGCTTTCAGAGTCATCACGGTGGCTGGTTTTGTGATCGAGGCATCGCATGTCATCCCAACTTTTTGTTGACCAACTTTGTTGGGGTGTTGCAGCACGATATTAAGACCCCACACAAGCTCTGAAGCTCCACTCAGCGATCTCGCGCCACTGTGCCCCGTTTTGCACCTTTTCACTTTTTCGCTTCTGCTCTTCGAACTCTAGGCTGCTCGTCGGAGTTGCTCAGCTAGTTTTCAACACACTCagtcaaggccgtcgtcgcacaAGCCCTGTGTCAGTTAATCTCCGCTATGAGCGAGCATGTATTTCCGTCTGCGAGTGTCATCGACACCGATGCTGCTGAACATCCGTTTTTCCCGATCAACGTCAGGGTGCCCGGTTTCGTCGCGACGTCCATACCAACCACAGCATTGCTTACAATATTCTTCGGCTCATTAGCGGTCATTGTGGTATCGACAAGGGCTTTTCTCAGGCGCTCCAAAATTGTCCTTTCCAGCGGAGACGTGTGGACGGTGACTTGGTTTATTCTCTGTGGTTTTATACATTCTTTCTTCGAAGGTGTGTTCCGGTCCCATACTCCTCGACCTGCACGCCACTAATGGACTCGCCGCGTGGCATAGGCTACTTCTCCTACAATTCTTTGAATATGGGCAGCCGCACCGACCTGTTCGGCCAACTGTGGAAGGAATATGCCCTCGCCGACTCCCGCTACATGACACAAGACTCGTTCGTCGTTTGCATGGAATCTGTCACAGCGTGCTTCTGGGGCCCGCTATCCTTTCTCTGCGCTTACTACATCATCGCGGACAGTACTGTTCGACAACCACTGCAATTGATCATTAGCTTAGGACAGCTGTACGGACTCGTCTTGTACTACGCAACATGCGCCTTTGAAGAGGTGGTACATGGCGTGATTCTCAGTCGCCCAGAAAGGGTATATTATTGCGCCTACTATATTTTATGCAACGCTTTCTGGCTTCTTATCCCGGGGCTGTTGATTTACCAGAGCGTACGGGAGACATCGCAGGCGTTCATGAAGGTAAAGTCGGCAGGCGCATTGGCGAAGATTTAGAGACCTTAACCGGTCAGTCAATGATCGCCTCGGCAAAAGGCGTGAGTGGGTTTTGTTTCTctggcgctgggcatggTGGGCGAGTTGTACTTTCGCAGCAGCTCCCAAGATATCTTGGTAAGCCTTCTAAATTGTGTACCTATTGATAGGCCGGAACCACCGTCTGTTATTCTGGTAATTCCTTGCAGAGCGTCCTCACAGCCCTAGTTAGTACTCGTCGCGTCTTTTTCCCATAGAGAACTTGGCCATGGTCCAAATCCGGAAACCACAGCACCCCCGGTGTATCACCTATCATCTCTGCATTGCCTCCATCCCCTGTCTGCAGAGCACACCCTTCCGCAACCCCCGAACCTGTTAGGTATGCCCGAATTACCGACGTGTCTACTACTATGTCTCTGCCAGCTAGAGCTACTGTCACGCGGCGGCCCCGAATGTCCTCCTTCCACAAAATATTGTCAGCCCAGAAGAAGCGTCGGAATAGCGTATGCGAGACGCCCATATCCTTAGAGCCGAAATAAGAGAGCAGATATTCGTttgcttggcttggctttcGACAGATCTACGGCGTTAGACGTTAGTCATGGTAATGTGTAAGCCCGACGTACCAGAGTGAGCATACAAAATTGTACGCCACATCGGGGAGATGGAGCAGAAAAGATACGGGGTCAACAAACAAGACCGGCCCGATCTTTTGTGCGATCTGGGGAGATCGCAGCAGATGTGTCGCAACCACGCTTCCGTAACTTCTCATGGCGCATGTCAACTTATACACGGAAACATATCGACTGTCAGAGGGAGAGCACTTACGAATGCGATACCAGCACAACCCTTTGCCACCCATGCCCCTCCAATACGTGTTGAATCTCCTTGGACATTGCCTCCTTTGTCATTGCTTCAGTCGTTATCCTGGAGCTTATTGACATAATCTCTATGGCAATGATCCCCACCTCACCGTCTGGtgcatcctcgtcatcgtctgcATTGAGGTCCGCCAAGAAGTTTATATACGGGTAGAGTCCGATGCCAATGCCGTGAATGAAGAGGATCGGCAGCCGCGTCTTTGAAGTGTGCGGCCGGTGCCAGTAAGTGAGACATTGCCCAGAGGAGCTATGGGAGCTAAAGAGTGTGAGGGGCCGTAAGGGGAAGACGGCAAGACACTGGAGGAACGATGGGCGATAGAATTTGAAGGACTGGCGCCACAAATGCATGGATGCCGCTGTATCGACGACAAACACACACTACAGATGTAGAGTTAGCAAATTGACTTGCGTAGGGCAGATCGGTCGCGTATATAAGATCTCACCAGATACCACGCCAAGCTTCGATGTAACATCTCTACTTTGTCGAGCGTCAATCTGAGGCACTTGGCATTGCCGCGACCGGGTTCCAATTTCCTCCCTAACAACTTCTCCATCTCGCCAACATACTCCTCTAGCTCCTCATCATATGCTGGCTCACGCTCTCCCGTGTTGAAGAACGCCCATCGGAAAAAATCTTTGACATTCTCCCGCTTAATATCCGCCACTGGCGCACCACGGAACCATTTTCTCAGGTACTGGACTGGATCAGGGATGTTGCTGTGACAGCGCTCGAACAACTCTTTGCGCTCCTCACGGCACGGAGGAAGTGGATGCCTCGCGGCCTTCTGGAGGTATGCTTTTCGCGGTAGGTAGACGGCGAGATAGAAAGCGGCCTCGAGAGCGAGCCATAGCTGTAGTACTCGGGGAAGTCGGAATGGAAGACGGACTAGGGGGCCGACCAGTGAGTAAATTACACTGAGAGGGACGACCAGGTGCAGGAAGAGGATGCATGTCCGGATGAAGATGTAATCCCACAGGTGTCTCCCGATCATGGCAGCAGGAACATTGACGGGGGCCAGTGTGTTGCTGTCGCCCCGAAACAAAAAAGCGCCTTGCTGCACTATCAATCGACGTGTTCTTTACAAAGTGCAGTTGGGAATGCAAAAAATATCGCGAGTGGAACGAAATCATGGCGCCGGGCAGACTGTTTATTAAACATGGGAGATTGGATTGTTGGGGCCTCGCATCATACATTCCAGCCGTAGAATCCGGTCCCCTGAGATTGGCAAAAAAATTCGCATGTGAATGTGCACGGTGCGAGGTGGCTGAATACGACTCCGTCAGATAGCCTACAACGGGTATTACCCAGCCGGCACCACAACTGGCGTTATCGCATGTGGATGGGCGCAAAGCTTACTCCGCATGAGCGCTTGTATCACAGAGTTGACATCATCCTTGCGCagggcccgcgccggccccTATAAGCGGTTTGGCTACCCTGGTCAATACATTGATTAACGGTGCCCAGGCGGTAGTACCACTTCCAGGCGTCGCGCGAATCTAACCGAACTCTGGTGATCATGGATTTAAAGGGTCTGCATTGCCACATCCCATCTGCTTATATGGGCTATATTCCGATCTGACACTGTGCGCAACCGCAGTGCCTATTGCCTTCCACCGCGACCCTTCTTCGATCATCTGGCAACCTTCACGAGACTTGTCAGCCTTCTGCTATGTTCACCCTTGGAATGGATACCCAATCGACAGAGACAAAATATCAGGTCCCGGTCTCCCAAACCCCTTGCACGGGACCTGCCCGACCAGCGTTCAATTCACGCATCACGTCCGACCGCTTGCGCGAGGGCTCTAGCAAGCGGCCCCTACGACAATCCACAACATGCGCTAGTCTACGGAAGGACAGATCCTCTGCTTTCAAAGAGACAGGCTTGGAGGATGATACCGACATTTAATGGGACGGGGTCCGGTACTTGATCGACGGTGCGCGGTATTTAGGGTGTTGTATGTCCATAGCGTCGCCATATCATCTTCCATATACTGAAGCTGCGCTAGCACGAGATGGGGATATGCAACTAGTCAAGAGGTCAGGCATATGGGCACGGCACGTCGCTCGCGCACGAGGACCCGGAAAGAGTGTGAAAATAACCTCTTGATAATGCTGTTGATGTCTCTGGCCGCAGAAAGGAGCGGGATGTTACGTCTCACATAGCCCCGACTCCTACATGGCCGCAGAGGCTTCTAAAGACAACCAGCCACTTCCGATATGACATCTAGTGGTAAAATCTAGGTAGATGATCGCTTGGGAGTTCAGAGCAGCAATGTACTGGTTCTTGTTGGCTAGATTACCCTGCCAAATGCACACACTGAGATAGCGGGCATTTGGACTAGGGAAGATGACGCATTGAATGGAtagacgacgaggtggcggtTCCCTGCTCTGACCCGCCCTCTGGACTGAATAACGTCTCCTGGGACCTCAACTCATCGCAGGCCGCTTACTCCCCTACTCGTCCATCACCGACGCAAACTTGTCCGTCATCTCCTGCTGAATGGCCTCGTACTGCTTCCAGTGAGTGGCTACATCAACGACGAAAAAAGGCTACACGAACCTTCTTGGTGACGGCCTCTTCCCCATCTGAGGGGAGCTCAAACTTGAGCTGCCGCAGCTTGGCTTGCAGGTCGCTCGTGGTCTCACGTATCTTGACCCAGCGCTGGCCCTGCTAGATTGCCCTCTGCGACTCATCGTGGTACCCAACCATGAGCTTCAGCATCCACTCTGTCTTCCACATAGGGCAGAACTGGTCGTAGTCCGAGTAGCCGTTTTGCTGCAAAAAGTCCTCCTTGAGCAAGCCCACCAGGTCGAGGGTGATCTTGTCCGGATCAGACAGCACGCTTTTCCCGACCAGCTGCACGATCTGGTCCAGCTCATCTGAGTCAGAAAGCAGCTGCTTGATGCGGTCTCGTAGTCTCGGAAACTCAGGGTAGTCCTTTTCGTAGAACTTGTCCAGCACGCCCGTGTACTTGGAGTAGGACTCGCTCATGTTGATGGAAGGGAACTGCTTGCGCTGCGCCAGCTTCTTGTCGAGACCCCAAAAAACTTGTACGATACTGAGAGTGAACGATGTGACAGGATCCGAGAAGTCACCACCGGGGGGActgacggcaccgacgatgctgacgctgccgttgcgctcGGGTGAGCCCAGCGTTTGGACCCGTCCAACTCGCTCCTAGAAGGAGGCAAGCTTGGCACTCAAGTAAGCAGGGAAACCCTGGTCGGCAGGCATTTCTCCCAGACGACCTGATAGTTCTCGCAGCGCTTCGGCCCATAGCGACGTCGAGTcagccatcatggccacgtTAAGGCCCTGGTCACGGAAGTGCTTGGCGACCGTGATGCCAGTGTAGATGGAGGCTTCTCGGGCCGCCACGGGCATGTTGGAGGTATTGGCGATGAGGGTGGTGCGCTTCATGATGGCTTCCTTGCGGCCCTCAACCTCGATGGTCAGCTGGGGAAAGCCCTTCAACATTTCGttgccgcgctcgccgcaACCGACGTAGATTATCACATCGCTGTTGGAGAACTTAGAGACGGATTGACTGATGACATTTTTACCGCTACCGAAAGCACCGGGGATGGCAATGGTGCCGCCCTGAAAACCAGGAATGAGAGCGTCCAAGACTCGCTGGCCAATAATGAAAggttcctcggcggcgagcttcttgGTGGATGGTCGAGGAACCCGGACGGGCCACGACCGCATCATGGGGTATCCCGTCTTCTTACCATCGAATTCGACCTCCAGGatcttgtcggcgacggtgtACTCACCTTCGTTGGCAATTTTGGTAATTGTGCCACATG
Above is a genomic segment from Purpureocillium takamizusanense chromosome 2, complete sequence containing:
- a CDS encoding uncharacterized protein (EggNog:ENOG503NWXA~TransMembrane:5 (i12-32o44-63i179-197o203-223i244-262o)), whose translation is MIGRHLWDYIFIRTCILFLHLVVPLSVIYSLVGPLVRLPFRLPRVLQLWLALEAAFYLAVYLPRKAYLQKAARHPLPPCREERKELFERCHSNIPDPVQYLRKWFRGAPVADIKRENVKDFFRWAFFNTGEREPAYDEELEEYVGEMEKLLGRKLEPGRGNAKCLRLTLDKVEMLHRSLAWYLCVFVVDTAASMHLWRQSFKFYRPSFLQCLAVFPLRPLTLFSSHSSSGQCLTYWHRPHTSKTRLPILFIHGIGIGLYPYINFLADLNADDDEDAPDGEVGIIAIEIMSISSRITTEAMTKEAMSKEIQHVLEGHGWQRVVLVSHSYGSVVATHLLRSPQIAQKIGPVLFVDPVSFLLHLPDVAYNFICRKPSQANEYLLSYFGSKDMGVSHTLFRRFFWADNILWKEDIRGRRVTVALAGRDIVVDTSVIRAYLTGSGVAEGCALQTGDGGNAEMIGDTPGVLWFPDLDHGQVLYGKKTRRVLTRAVRTLCKELPE
- a CDS encoding uncharacterized protein (EggNog:ENOG503NWXA~TransMembrane:5 (i12-32o44-63i179-197o203-223i244-262o)) encodes the protein MIGRHLWDYIFIRTCILFLHLVVPLSVIYSLVGPLVRLPFRLPRVLQLWLALEAAFYLAVYLPRKAYLQKAARHPLPPCREERKELFERCHSNIPDPVQYLRKWFRGAPVADIKRENVKDFFRWAFFNTGEREPAYDEELEEYVGEMEKLLGRKLEPGRGNAKCLRLTLDKVEMLHRSLAWYLCVFVVDTAASMHLWRQSFKFYRPSFLQCLAVFPLRPLTLFSSHSSSGQCLTYWHRPHTSKTRLPILFIHGIGIGLYPYINFLADLNADDDEDAPDGEVGIIAIEIMSISSRITTEAMTKEAMSKEIQHVLEGHGWQRVVLVSHSYGSVVATHLLRSPQIAQKIGPVLFVDPVSFLLHLPDVAYNFVCSLWYVGLTHYHD
- the VMA1_1 gene encoding H(+)-transporting V1 sector ATPase subunit A (COG:C~EggNog:ENOG503Q3J7), with translation MSESYSKYTGVLDKFYEKDYPEFPRLRDRIKQLLSDSDELDQIVQLVGKSVLSDPDKITLDLVGLLKEDFLQQNGYSDYDQFCPMWKTEWMLKLMVGYHDESQRAI
- the VMA1_2 gene encoding H(+)-transporting V1 sector ATPase subunit A (COG:C~EggNog:ENOG503Q3J7), whose protein sequence is MVGDAVTRTGKPLSVELGPGLLSGIYDGIQRPLEEISNVTKSIYIPRGILVPALDRKTKWTFTPTKTVGDHISGGDVWGVVVENSFISTHIILFPPRACGTITKIANEGEYTVADKILEVEFDGKKTGYPMMRSWPVRVPRPSTKKLAAEEPFIIGQRVLDALIPGFQGGTIAIPGAFGSGKNVISQSVSKFSNSDVIIYVGCGERGNEMLKGFPQLTIEVEGRKEAIMKRTTLIANTSNMPVAAREASIYTGITVAKHFRDQGLNVAMMADSTSLWAEALRELSGRLGEMPADQGFPAYLSAKLASF